One genomic region from Clarias gariepinus isolate MV-2021 ecotype Netherlands chromosome 20, CGAR_prim_01v2, whole genome shotgun sequence encodes:
- the LOC128508480 gene encoding butyrophilin subfamily 1 member A1-like, whose product MCFLLLLFTARPLRWVLLFLSLSHQASSVYFSLKVESPVSGLLGSSVSLHCAVTNNMDVRPLKVRWYRPKMSDTPILLYENKQIQKSRVDVQYQGRVFLLGDLEKGDVSVKLENLTLTDRGEYVCHVKSDIWYEKATVTLRLRVVGSTPVLSIREAGEGQVNVTCQSHGWVPEPSITWTDKNGRDLKHLSNEKFTINSVGTVDVSSWLIVSPSESEWISCSVGLSDQERKEDRIMLHVPARDTESLTGYIIIIIPVLLVLCVVGIAVYCVLRKKEQRRTPAASTSHLIHTITSSNLTLTASISETGPADSTSDNRPTLTTSEISYNLDQVKQYKVNISIDPEETPESLIYEGKEVKITPAYVYAGCGIPDNVKIFTLCKERFQAGKHYWEVKVRESQKTVKHSWFVGVASDKDKRKYNVPSTPQDGFWVLCYERGDKGVYIRDQTEVISLPDVNKELTAVGVFLDCDTHTLSFYNINTHSHIYTFTNVDVRTSLRPLISPGVRDPHPVWII is encoded by the exons ATgtgtttccttcttcttctctttacaGCTCGACCACTGAGATGGGTTTTACTGTTTCTATCTCTCAGCCATCAGGCTTCTTCTG TATATTTTTCACTGAAGGTTGAGTCTCCAGTCTCAGGGCTCCTTGGTTCCTCTGTGTCTCTGCACTGTGCTGTCACCAACAACATGGATGTTCGACCTCTAAAAGTGCGCTGGTACCGTCCCAAAATGTCTGACACCCCAATACTCCTCTATGAAAATAAACAGATCCAGAAGAGTCGTGTAGATGTTCAGTACCAGGGCAGAGTGTTCCTGTTAGGAGATCTGGAGAAAGGAGACGTCTCtgtgaaactggagaacctgacACTAACAGATAGAGGAGAATATGTGTGTCATGTGAAAAGTGATATATGGTACGAGAAGGCCACAGTGACCCTCAGACTGAGAG tgGTGGGATCCACTCCTGTTCTCTCCATACGTGAAGCAGGAGAAGGGCAGGTGAACGTTACCTGTCAGTCACATGGTTGGGTTCCTGAGCCGTCAATCACCTGGACAGATAAAAATGGGAGAGATCTGAAACATCTCAGTAATGAAAAGTTCACCATCA ACTCTGTAGGGACTGTAGATGTGAGCTCGTGGCTGATTGTGTCTCCCTCTGAGTCTGAGTGGATCTCCTGCTCTGTGGGTTTGTCTGATCAGGAGAGAAAAGAAGACAGAATAATGTTACACGTCCCTGCACGTGACACAG AGTCGTTGACTggatacatcatcatcatcattcccGTTCTTCTGGTGCTGTGTGTCGTCGGAATTGCAGTGTATTGTGTGCTACGTAAAAAAG agcagag AAGAACACCTGCTGCCTCCACCTCACATCTCATCCACACTATCACCAGTTCTAATCTCACACTTACTGCCTCCATTTCAGAGACTGGACCTGCTGACTCCACCTCAGATAACAGACCCACTCTCACCACGTCAGAGATCAGTTACA ATTTAGACCAAGTGAAACAATACAAAG TGAACATCAGCAtcgacccagaggaaactccaGAGTCTCTAATATACGAGGGAAAGGAAGTGAAGATAACTCCTGCGTACGTTTACGCGGGCTGTGGCATTCCTGATAATGTTAAAATCTTCACTCTGTGTAAAGAGAGGTTTCAGGCTGGTAAACATTACTGGGAGGTGAAAGTGAGAGAGTCACAGAAAACAGTAAAACACTCCTGGTTTGTTGGTGTAGCGAGTGATAAAGATAAGAGAAAATACAATGTCCCGTCTACACCACAGGATGGGTTCTGGGTTCTCTGTTATGAAAGAGGAGATAAAGGAGTTTATATCAGAGATCAAACAGAAGTGATTTCACTCCCAGACGTTAATAAAGAGCTGACAGCAGTGGGAGTGTTTTTAGactgtgatacacacacactgtcattttataatattaatacacactcacacatctacACTTTCACTAATGTGGACGTCAGAACATCACTGCGTCCTCTGATCAGCCCTGGAGTCAGAGACCCTCATCCTGTATGGATTATTTAG